The following proteins come from a genomic window of Polaribacter dokdonensis:
- the rpsG gene encoding 30S ribosomal protein S7 yields MRKRAAKKRVLLPDPKFNDQLVTRFVNNLMWSGKKSVAFKVFYDALDIVEERKGEGEEKSALEIWKDGLSNVMPHVEVRSRRVGGATFQIPMQIRPDRKVSMAIKWMILYTRKRNEKTMAQRLAAEILAAAKEEGAAVKKRVDTHKMAEANKAFSHFRF; encoded by the coding sequence CAGATCCAAAATTTAATGATCAGTTAGTAACACGTTTCGTGAATAACTTAATGTGGAGTGGTAAGAAGTCAGTAGCATTCAAAGTATTTTATGATGCGTTAGATATCGTAGAAGAAAGAAAAGGAGAAGGTGAGGAGAAATCTGCCTTAGAGATTTGGAAAGATGGTTTATCTAATGTTATGCCTCACGTAGAAGTTCGTTCAAGACGAGTTGGTGGAGCAACATTTCAGATACCAATGCAAATTAGACCAGACAGAAAAGTGTCTATGGCAATTAAATGGATGATTTTATATACTCGTAAGAGAAATGAAAAAACCATGGCACAGCGTTTAGCAGCTGAAATTTTAGCTGCGGCTAAAGAAGAAGGTGCTGCTGTTAAGAAAAGAGTAGATACTCATAAAATGGCAGAAGCAAACAAAGCATTCTCACACTTTAGATTTTAA